The Listeria cossartiae subsp. cossartiae genome includes the window TTTTGCTTGTTGTTAGCTTATAAATATATATTAACCAATTTTTTGGTGGATATGCTGTGATTTTTGTTAGAGTTTCATGAGATTTTCCAGTTGTTCTTTTCATTTTTTTGTATTAAAAAACCAACGAGGAAAAAGGGAGTAAACCTCGCTGGCCAAAAAGGGAGTTTAGGTTTTTCATTCTAAAAAGGGAAAGAACGAAATGTTTTGCTTGTTGTTAGCTTATAAACATATATTAACCAATTTCTTGGTGGATATGCTGTGATTTTTGTTAGAGTTCTATGAGATTTCCCGGTTTTTATTTTCATTTTTTTGCATTAAAAAACCAGTGTGGAAAAAGGGAGTAAACCACACTGGTCAAAAAGGGAGTTTGGGATTTTCATTCTAAAAGGGGAAAGAATGAAATGTTTTGCTTGTTGTTAGCTTATGACTATATATTAACCAAGAAAAGCAAATTTCTGCTGTGCATTTGATTAGAAAATAGTAAGAAATGCATTTATTTCTTTTCATAAAAAAAGGAACCTAGCAGAACTAGGCCCCTCGATTATTAATCTTCAAAATTGTAAAGTGGTGTACTCAAGTAGCGTTCGCCGTTACTTGCAACGATAGCTAGTACTTTTTTGCCAGCGCCAAGTTCTTTTGCAAGATCAAGGGCCGCTTTAATAGTCGCTCCGGAAGAAATACCTACTAAGATTCCTTCTTTTTTCGCTACTTCGCGGGCTGTTTCTAGCGCATCTTCACTTGTAACTTTTAGAATGCCATCATAAACTTTTGTATCTAATGTATCTGGTACGAAACCAGCGCCGATACCTTGGATTTTATGTGGAGATGGAGAACCACCGCTAAGTACTGGGGATTCTTCTGGTTCAAGCGCATAGATTTTAACATCTGGGTAGTTCTTTTTAAGGACGTGTCCTACGCCTGTTACTGTTCCGCCTGTTCCTACTCCTGCGATGAAAGCATCTAAGCCGTCTTTACCGAAAGCTTCAACGATTTCTGGCCCAGTTGTTTCTTCGTGGACAGCGGGGTTTGCTGGGTTGTGGAATTGTTGTGGAACGAAATAGTTATTTTCTTTAGCTAGTTCTTCTGCTTTAGCAATTGCGCCTTTCATGCCGTCCGGTCCCGGTGTTAATACTAATTTTGCACCGTAAGCTTGAAGTAATTTGCGACGTTCTAAGCTCATTGTTTCTGGCATTACAAAGATTGCTTGGTAACCTTTTGCTGCTGCGACCATCGCTAGGCCAATTCCTGTGTTACCACTTGTAGGCTCAATAATTGTATCGCCTGGTTTTAATGCACCTGATTTTTCAGCGTTTTCGATCATCGCATTAGCAATACGATCTTTTACGCTGCCACCTGGATTTTGAAATTCTAATTTTACGTATACGTCTGCGCTACCTGCTTCTGGTAAACGGTTAAGTTTCACAATCGGTGTCTTTCCAATTAAATCAGTGATTGAATTTGCAATTGTCATTATTAAAGCACTCCTATCTATTTTAGGTCTTTCATCTAGTTTAATTAATTCCGACCTGTTTTGTCAAGTTTAATCTCTTTTAAAAAGGAGCACCTGGTTCGGCGCCCCTTTTTCATTATTTTGCTTCTTCGTAAAGTTCTTCTAATTCGTTTTCTGAGAAATCATAGGTGTTACGGCAAAAATGGCATTCTGCTTCTGCGCCGTGATCTTCTTCTATCATGGAGCGGATTTCTTCTTTTCCAAGTGAGATTATCGCGCTACCGAAGCGTTCTTTGGAGCAGTTACATTCGAAAGATACAGGGATTTTTTCTAAAATTTGTAGTTTATCTTCGCCACCTGCTAGTTTAGCTAGGATAGATTCTGGTGTTTCGCCAGCTTCAATCATCCGAGAAACTGTTGGTAAGGCGGAAAGATTTTTTTCGATTTCGTCAATGACTTCATCTGTTGCGCCCGGAAGTAGTTGCAACATGAAACCGCCTGCTGCTTCGATTGTATCGTCCGGATTAACAAGCACACCAACACCAACTGATGAATTGATTTGTTCGGATGTTGCTAGGTAGTATGTGAAGTCTTCACCGATTTCACCTGAAACGATTGGTGTTTGCCCGGTGAAATTTTCGCCAAATCCTAGGTCTTTCACGACGGAAAGCATACCGGATGTTCCAACTCCGCGGCGAACGTCTAGTTTACCAGCTTCGTTTAGTTCACTGAAATGGACGTGTGGATTAGTGACGTAGCCTCTGATTTGACCTTGCGCGTTACTATCCGCAACGATTGGACCAATTGGGCCGTCGCCTTCGATTTTTACAGTGATTTTTTGGTCTTCTTTTTGCATCGCGCCAAGGAAAAGTGTTCCTGTCATTGTTCTACCAAGTGCGGCGGATGAAACAGACCATGTGTCGTGTCTTCTTTGTGCTTCTTTAATTGTTTCGGTTGTTACTGCTGCATATACACGCGCCATGCCATCGTAGGCTAACGCTTTAACTAAATAATCGCTCATTATATAAAACTCCTTTTATTTTTCTGTAGTTGGTTTATTTCTTCTATATAGAAGTTCCAGACCTTTTAATGTTAAAAATGGATCTAAAATATCTACTGCGGAAGATTTTTCTGTTATCATCCGAGCTAGCCCGCCTGTTGCAACTACTACTGGACTTGCATTGGATTGTTTTTTCATTTCTGCGATAATTCCTTCGCATTGACCGACAAAACCGTAGAAAATACCGGCTTGCATGGATGCCACGGTGGATTTTCCGATGATTTGACTTGACTCGGCTATATCTACACGCGGAAGTTTAGCAGCGCGGTTGTATAGGGCTTCGGTTGAAATCATAATTCCCGGAGCAATTGCACCTCCTTGATATACACCTGATTCATCGATATAACAAAATGTGGTTGCAGTGCCAAAATCGACTACGATAACCGGCGTGCCATATTCCTCTGATGCTGCTACGGCGTTTACGATTCGGTCAGATCCGATTTCACGAGGATTATCGACTTTTAGATTGATGCCTGTTTTTATTCCTGGACCAACGATTAATGGTCGGATATTAAAATAGCGCACACACATCGTTTCCATTGCGTGCATGATTGGTGGAACGACGGACGAAATAATAATTCCTTGAATATCAGAAGGAGTTAAATTCGCATAAGAAAAAAAGTTCAAGACTGTCATTCCTAATTCATCGGATGTGCGGTGACGATCAGTTGTCATTCGCCAATGCTTTAGAAGTTTTTGATGTTGATAAACTCCGACAGTACAGTTAGTATTTCCAACGTCAATTACAAGTATCATAAGTTTGAATACCGTCCTTTAGAAGATTTTTCTAACGTATCATAACATGTTTTATTAGAAAATCCGAATAATATAGCTTCAAAAAAGAGACTGGGAAAGCCCAGCCTCTTTGATTTTATTCGTCTTTTTTATCTTTTGGCGTTTGCTCAATGTTTGGAGCATCTTCCGAAGTTACTTCTTTTGGTTGTTCTTCTGTTTCTTCGACTTTTTCTTCTTTTAAGTCTTGTTTTTCTTCTTCAAAAGATTTACCTGCTACTTCTTCTTCTTTTTCGGAAGGGTATTCAGCTTCTACGTCAATCGTATCGATATCTGGAGGCATTACACCGTCATCAAATAGGGAACGAATTTGGCGAGCATCTAATGTTTCTACTTTTAGTAATGTTTCCGCGATAAGTTTATGTTGTTCTTGGTGTTCTGTAATGATTGTTTTAGCGCGGTCATAACAGTAGCGGATTAAGCTTTGAACTTCTGTGTCGATTTCGTAGGCGATTTTATCGGAATATCCTTTGTCGCTACCGAAATCACGGCCCATAAATACTTGACCATTGCCAGAAGTGAATTGAAGCGGTCCAATTTTGTCACTCATACCCCATTCAGTTACCATGCGGCGAGCAAGTTCAGTGGCACGTTCAAAGTCATTACTTGCACCAGTTGTTACTTCTCCAAAAGTGACTTCTTCGGCTACGCGTCCACCAAGTAAACCAGTGATACGGTCCATTAACTCGGCTTTCGTCATTAGGAAGCGATCTTCTTTTGGTAACATTACGGCATAACCACCAGCTTGCCCACGAGGAACAATGGTAACTTTATGCACGACTTCCGCTTCATCAAGTACCATTCCGACGATAACGTGACCACCTTCATGATAAGCGACTGTGCGGCGTTCTTTTTCAGAGATAACTCGATTTTTCTTAGCTGGTCCAGCAATTACGCGGTCACTAGCTTCATCGAGGTCACTCATATCTATTTCTTTCTTATCGGAACGAGCGGCAACGAGTGCTGCTTCATTCAGTAAGTTTTCTAAATCGGCACCAGAGAATCCCGGTGTACGTTGAGCGATTGCTTTTAGGTCAACACTTTTAGCAAGTGGTTTGTTACGAGCATGGACACGAAGTACTGCTTCACGACCTTTTACGTCTGGGCGATCAACCATAATTTGACGGTCAAAACGGCCTGGACGAAGAAGTGCTGGGTCAAGTACGTCTGCACGGTTAGTTGCTGCAATAATGATAATACCTTCATTGCCGCCGAAACCGTCCATTTCAACTAGTAATTGGTTTAGAGTTTGTTCACGTTCATCGTGACCGCCGCCCATTCCAGCTCCACGTTGACGACCAACTGCATCAATTTCATCAATGAAAATGATACATGGTGCATTTTTCTTCGCATTTTCGAATAAGTCACGGACACGGCTTGCACCGACACCGACAAACATTTCTACAAAGTCTGAACCTGAGATAGAGAAGAATGGCACGCCTGCTTCACCGGCAACTGCACGAGCTAGCAAGGTTTTACCAGTACCCGGAGGCCCTACTAAAAGGACACCTTTAGGAATACGAGCGCCTAGGTCCGCAAATTTGCGCGGATCTTTTAGGAATTCTACTACTTCAACAAGTTCTTGTTTTTCTTCGTCTGCTCCAGCTACATCTGTGAAGCGAACTTTCTTCTTGTCGTCGTTGTAAAGTTTGGCTTTGCTTTTGCCAAAGCTCATTACTTTACCACCGCCGCCACCTTGAGACTGGCTCATTAGGAAGAAGAAGAGGATGAAGATAATTACAAAAGGTACAATAGAAGTTAGGAATGTAACCCAACCGCTGTTTTGTTTTGCAGGTACTACTTCCATTTTCACGTCTTCGCTTTTGATTGTTTTTTGTAAATCATCAAGAGAAGTATCGCTGTTTAAAGCGTATGTTGTGAAAGCAGTGCTACTTTCTTTACTTTGGCCAAGACCAGTTTTTTTATCGTCGGAACTTTTATCGCTTGATTTAAATTCCCCATTGATTGTATAAACGCTGCGGTCTGGCTGTATTTCTACGGATTTAACTTTACCATCTTCTAATTTACTCACAAATTCTGAATAGCTAATATCTTTGGCTGCCTCTTTGTTCGAGTTAAATGAAGCAACAATCCCGATAATAACAAGGAATATTATGACATAAAATATCGCATTTCTAAAAAACCTGTTCATTCCTTACCTCCTCCCACGCAAGAGCTTGGATTCTGACTTTCTCTGGACTTTTATCCCTTTAAAAGTTGTTTTTGACTAATAGCAGATTTAGAAACAATGTTTTCTTCCCCTGATTATTAAAAACATATCCGTTTCGCTTTTCTCTTACGAAGTTATTCTATTATTAATATAGATTTTTTAATATTTATTGATACTATTTTCACCTTCGAAAACTAAGACTAATGATAGCATACCGAACCTCGATTGCCCACTATTTTGCATGTTCGGCATGAATTTTTTGTTTTCGTTTTCTGAAAAGCTATCTATTACATTTTAACAAAGAATAGTTCTGTTTGTTAATTAATTTCACTCGCTGTAAATTTCTGGTTTTAAAATGCCGATGTATGGTAGATTGCGGTAGCGTTCTGCGTAATCTAAACCGTATCCAACGACAAATTCATTTGGTACGACGAAGCCTACATAATCTGCTTCGATTTCTACATTGCGCCCGGCTGGCTTATCTAGTAAAGTAACTAACTTCACTGATTTTGCTTTGCGGTATTTGATTAGGTCTACTAGATAACTAAGTGTACGCCCGCTATCAATGATATCTTCAATTACAAGCACATCGCGACCTTCTACTGATGCGTTAAGGTCTTTGATGATTTTTACTTCACCTGATGATACTGTACCATTTCCGTAACTGGATACGTCCATGAAGTCCATTTCTAAGTATGTGTCTACTCTTTTAAGTAAATCAGTCATAAAAGGAGTTGCACCTTTTAATACCCCAACTACTAATGGGTTACGTCCTTCATATTCTGTTGTCAACTCACGACCGAGTTCACGAATTTTCTCTTGTAATTCGTCCTCCGATATCAGTACTTTCTGAATATCATTATGCATGCTCTCGTTTCCTCCTATATTTCGAGTGTACCTAATAATGTATTGCTTTTTGCTGCGACTAAATGCTCGGTCATATGCAGACTTCTTCACACCGGGAACCCAAAGGATTTTTCCAGTATAGTCTGTTATCACGGGTAGGTTATCGCGTTCTTGCCTTGGTATTTTGGCATCGATGAAAATATCTTTTAGTTTCTTGCTGCCTGCTTGTCCTTTCATCGTCATTCTGTCGCCGTTCACACGGTTTCGAACAATTAAAGGAAGTGTTATTTCTTCAGCATCCAGTAGCAT containing:
- the hslO gene encoding Hsp33 family molecular chaperone HslO, with the protein product MSDYLVKALAYDGMARVYAAVTTETIKEAQRRHDTWSVSSAALGRTMTGTLFLGAMQKEDQKITVKIEGDGPIGPIVADSNAQGQIRGYVTNPHVHFSELNEAGKLDVRRGVGTSGMLSVVKDLGFGENFTGQTPIVSGEIGEDFTYYLATSEQINSSVGVGVLVNPDDTIEAAGGFMLQLLPGATDEVIDEIEKNLSALPTVSRMIEAGETPESILAKLAGGEDKLQILEKIPVSFECNCSKERFGSAIISLGKEEIRSMIEEDHGAEAECHFCRNTYDFSENELEELYEEAK
- a CDS encoding type III pantothenate kinase, whose protein sequence is MILVIDVGNTNCTVGVYQHQKLLKHWRMTTDRHRTSDELGMTVLNFFSYANLTPSDIQGIIISSVVPPIMHAMETMCVRYFNIRPLIVGPGIKTGINLKVDNPREIGSDRIVNAVAASEEYGTPVIVVDFGTATTFCYIDESGVYQGGAIAPGIMISTEALYNRAAKLPRVDIAESSQIIGKSTVASMQAGIFYGFVGQCEGIIAEMKKQSNASPVVVATGGLARMITEKSSAVDILDPFLTLKGLELLYRRNKPTTEK
- the cysK gene encoding cysteine synthase A, whose product is MTIANSITDLIGKTPIVKLNRLPEAGSADVYVKLEFQNPGGSVKDRIANAMIENAEKSGALKPGDTIIEPTSGNTGIGLAMVAAAKGYQAIFVMPETMSLERRKLLQAYGAKLVLTPGPDGMKGAIAKAEELAKENNYFVPQQFHNPANPAVHEETTGPEIVEAFGKDGLDAFIAGVGTGGTVTGVGHVLKKNYPDVKIYALEPEESPVLSGGSPSPHKIQGIGAGFVPDTLDTKVYDGILKVTSEDALETAREVAKKEGILVGISSGATIKAALDLAKELGAGKKVLAIVASNGERYLSTPLYNFED
- the ftsH gene encoding ATP-dependent zinc metalloprotease FtsH produces the protein MNRFFRNAIFYVIIFLVIIGIVASFNSNKEAAKDISYSEFVSKLEDGKVKSVEIQPDRSVYTINGEFKSSDKSSDDKKTGLGQSKESSTAFTTYALNSDTSLDDLQKTIKSEDVKMEVVPAKQNSGWVTFLTSIVPFVIIFILFFFLMSQSQGGGGGKVMSFGKSKAKLYNDDKKKVRFTDVAGADEEKQELVEVVEFLKDPRKFADLGARIPKGVLLVGPPGTGKTLLARAVAGEAGVPFFSISGSDFVEMFVGVGASRVRDLFENAKKNAPCIIFIDEIDAVGRQRGAGMGGGHDEREQTLNQLLVEMDGFGGNEGIIIIAATNRADVLDPALLRPGRFDRQIMVDRPDVKGREAVLRVHARNKPLAKSVDLKAIAQRTPGFSGADLENLLNEAALVAARSDKKEIDMSDLDEASDRVIAGPAKKNRVISEKERRTVAYHEGGHVIVGMVLDEAEVVHKVTIVPRGQAGGYAVMLPKEDRFLMTKAELMDRITGLLGGRVAEEVTFGEVTTGASNDFERATELARRMVTEWGMSDKIGPLQFTSGNGQVFMGRDFGSDKGYSDKIAYEIDTEVQSLIRYCYDRAKTIITEHQEQHKLIAETLLKVETLDARQIRSLFDDGVMPPDIDTIDVEAEYPSEKEEEVAGKSFEEEKQDLKEEKVEETEEQPKEVTSEDAPNIEQTPKDKKDE